The genomic DNA TGATGGCGGATTGGTGACGGCTACGAAACAAAAGGGTGACGGTGCGATGGGGAAGGTGGCGAACATCGTGGTCCAGATGGCGCGGAAGCTGACCGACGACAACGCCCGGCTGGGCCGTGTTCGCAACGCCGGCAAGCCCAAGACCTTTCCCCATTTCCGGGAGATCCGGAACGCGTACCTGGACATCCAGGGATTGGTCTTCTCCATCCAGGAGCGGTTGCAGGAGGCGGGGGACGAACTGCCCTCCAACTTTCCGCAATGGGTGATCCGGCAGAAGCTGACCGCCATCGCCCATTTCACCGACATCAGTTACGCCTTCGTCAGCGACCCGCCCCTGGCGCTGACCAGTTCGCTCGGCGCCTTCGATGTGCTTCAGGCGGAGCAGAAGGCCTTTTCGGAAACGCTGAACGCCTTCGACATGATGCTGATGGAAGCGGGCATCGACGACAAGACCGCCGACGAGTTGGACGCCACCCGCACGAAGATCGAGCAGATCCTGGGTATGATCGAGACGCTTCTGGAGAACAGCCCCAAGGTGCTGCAGGAGTTCTGAGCGCCGTCGCACGCGAAGGGCGATTGCGCAAATATTTATACGCTTTCCGCACGGCCACATTCTGGTTAAGGTCTACCGGCGCGCGTCGTCTCCTCCGGCGGGTTCCGGGCGGACGGCATGGGCGGCATGGGCGCCCCGGGCGGGCGCCGCAGGCGGCGTGACAGGCAGCTTCGGTACGGCCATGCAGAGGTCTTCAAGCCCCGATCCGATCGACCTCGCGCCCAGCGGGTCCGCCACGGATTCGGTGGCTTTTCCGAAGCGTCTTCCCTTGCTGGCCCTGCTGGCCGCCCTTCTCCTGACCGCCTTGGCTTGGCACGACACCCGGCAGCGCGTTGCCGCGGACGCCGAAAGCCGCTTCGCCCTGCGGGTGGAAGAACTGCACCGACGGTTCGAGAACCAGATCCAGGTTTATGTCCAGGTGACGCGCTCCGCCGCCGCCCTTTTCACCGCCTATCCGGAAGTGAAAAGGGCAGAATGGAACCGCTTCGTGGACGGGCTGCACCTTGCGGAGCGCTTCCCAGGCATCACCACCGTCGCCTTCGCACGGGTCGCCGACCAATGGACGAGCCCGGAGTTGGTGACGGAAGCCCGGATGGACGGGCTGCGAAACTTCCGAATCTGGCCGGAAGCGACCGGCCCGGTCCGGCTCGTCACCCTTTACGCCGCCCCGGTCAACGAACGCACCCTGCGCACGCTCGGCTACGACCTGCTGTCGGAACCGGTCCGTCGCGCCGCCGCGGAGCAGACGCGGGACAGCGGCGAACCGGCGGTGACCCGTGCCGTCGCCCTGCAACTCGACGAGGGTGATTCCTCGCCGCCCGCCTTCATCGTGTTCCAGGCCGTTTATCGCGACGGGCTGAGCCCCGCCACGCAGGAGCAGCGGCGGGCGACTCTCGCCGGGCTGGTGATGACACCGATCCACGTCGCTCCGCTGGCCGAATCCGTGTTCGGACGGATGAACGACGTCGCCGTGACGGTGTTCGAAGGGCGGCGGGAGTTTCCATTCTACCGCAGCCGCCCGGAGCCGTCGGAGCAGCCTCTGCTGACGGCGACCCGGGACGTCACGCTGGGCAGCCGCGTCTGGTCGGTCCGGTACGAAAGCCGCTCAAGCTTCGAGGATGGGGTGGACAGCTGGAAGCCGATGCTGGTCCTGGCGGCGGGGCTGTCGCTCAGCGTTCTGTTGTCCACCCTGCTGTGGGCGCTGGCCGCGACGCGCGACCGGGCGCTGGTGATCGCCGGGCGCATCACCGCCTCGCTGCGCCGTCGCGAGACGGAACTGGATCTGCTGTTCAACCAGGCGCCGCTGGGCATCGCCCTGATCGGGCCGGACGCCAAGATCACCGATTGCAACCCGGCCTTCGCCCGTGCGGTCGGGGTGGGGCGCGACGGGCTGATCGGAATCGACGTGAAGCTGCGCGCCCAGGATCCGGCGGTGGTCGCCGCCATCGACTCCGCCATCGCCGGAGAGAGCGTGCGGCTGGAGGTCGACCGGCTGCTTCTGGCCGGCGGTCGGCACAGCCATTTCTCGCTTCACCTCCAGCCGGTGTCCACCCCCGGCGACCCGCCCTTCGTCATGGCCTTCGTGGAGGACATCGGCGACAAGCGGCGGGCCGAACAGCACATTCACTATCTGGCCCATTACGATCCTTTGACCGGCCTGCCCAACCGCGTCCTGCTGTTCGACCGCATCGCGCAAGCCGCCCGCGAGACGCGGCGCGACGGTGGCAAGGTCGCCGTCCTGTTCATCGATCTGGATCGCTTCAAGGTCATCAACGACAGCCTGGGCCATTCCTTCGGCGACGAGGTGCTGCGGTCGGTGGCGCGGCGTCTGCATGGCGGGATGCGGCCGACGGACACGGTAGGCCGGCTGGGCGGCGACGAATTCCTGATCGTCGTCCCGGCCATCCGCAAGCCGGAGGAGGCCGCCGCGGTGGCGGAGAGGGTGCTGGCTCAGCTCGCCGCACCCTTCGCCATCGGCGGGCGGAATTTCGTGGTGTCGCCCAGCATCGGCATCAGCCTGTTTCCCGACGACGCGGAGGATGCGGAGGGTCTGATCCGCTGCGCGGACATCGCGATGTACAACGCCAAGGACGCCGGACGGAACGCCTACCGCTTCGTGACGCGCGAGATGGGCGCGCGGTCCCGCGAACGTCTGGATCTGGAAGCGGCGCTCCGCCGCGCCCTGCAGAACCGGGAGCTGTTCCTGGTCTACCAGCCGCAGCTGCGCATTTCCGACGATCTCGTGGTCGGGGTGGAGGCCCTTTTGCGCTGGCGCCACCCGGAAGCCGGTCTCATCATGCCCAACCGCTTCCTGCCCGTGGCCGAGGAAACCGGCCTGATCCAGGCCATTGGCGACTGGGTGCTGGACGAGGTGTGCGCCCAGATCCGCCGCTGGCGCGACCAGATCGGACTGACGGTGCCGATCGCCGTGAACGTCTCCGCCCAGCAGTTCCGCGATGGGCAGCTTCCCGCCAAGGTGGCCACGGCGCTCGACCGCAATGGCCTCCAGGGCTGGGAGCTGGAGATCGAGGTGACCGAGGGCACGCTGATCGACGATGTTCCCTCGGCCATCGCGACGTTGCGCGCGCTGAAGCAGCGCGGGTGTCTGATCGCGCTGGATGATTTCGGCACCGGTTACTCTTCGCTCAACTACCTGCACCGTTTCCCGATCGACAAGCTGAAGATCGATCGGTCCTTCATCCACGATCTGGAGCAGGACGGTGCCGGCGACTCGATCCCGCGCGCCATCGTCGGGCTGGGCCGCAGCCTGGGCCTGTCGGTGGTCGCCGAGGGTGTGGAGACGGAGGCGCAGCTCCAGCTCCTGCGCAGCCTCAAATGCGAGAGTTTCCAGGGCTATCTGTTCAGCCGCCCGGTCCTGGCGGAGGAACTGGAACCGATCCTGGCGCTGCGTGCCGCCCGCGGCCACCACGCTTCGAAAGCGGAGCCGATGGCGAGGGAGCCGGTGTAGCGGCGGTTAGCGCGGAAAGGTCACCATCCCCTCTTCCGCGGCCTGCCAAGCCGGCTTCGCGTTGTGGCCTATGGTGCGCTGCTCCTCGTCCATCCGGTCCCTGTGCTGCCGCATCGACCTGCGGTGGCGGTTCAGCCCGGCTGCGTCGCCGTCGCCCAACCCGCCGTCGTCCCGCAGCCAGCCGCGGGCCATCGCCGTCCCGGCCAAAATCCCGAAACCGGCGACCACCGCGGCGGTGAGCCAAGGGTGCATCCGCGCCTCCGTGTAGAGGCTGGTTTCACGCACGTAGCGATGCCGGCCGGCGCGTTCCCGCCCGTCGTCGCCGTGGCTATGCAGGGCGTCGTTGCGCGGGCGGAGCGGCCCGCCGGAGCGGATGACGCGCGGCAGGGTCCGTTCCATGATTCGGTCGGTGAGCCGCGGCGCGAAGGTTTCCGCCAGCGCGAACAGCTTGGCGCCGCCGCCGACATAGAGGTCGCGCATCGGCCGGCGGGCGCAATGCAGGATGGCCTTCGCCACGACCTCCGGCGCGTAGACCGGGGGCGGGTTGCTCGGCTCCGCGTCCAGCAGGTTCAGGGCGTGGTCCTCGTACAGGCTGTCGACCGCCGCCGGCTTGATCAGGCTGACCGAGATGGGCGAGCCCTCGGCCTCCAACTCCATGCGCAACGCGTCGGTGAAGCCCTTCACGGCGTGCTTGGTGGCGACATAGGCGCCCTGGAGCGGGATGGCGCGGTCGGACAGCACGCTGCCGATGTTGATCAGCGCCCCGCCGTTCCGCCTCAGATGGGGGATGGCCGCCTGCGAGCCGTTGACCACGCCCCAGTAGTTCGTCTCGAACAGGCGGCGGTGGTCGTCCGGGGCGGTGTCCAGGAGCTTGCCGATGATCGCCACGCCGGCGTTGTTCACCCATGTGTCGATCCGGCCATAGCTGCGGACCGCCGTGTCGGCCACCCGCCGCAGGGCGTCGGGGTCGGCCACGTCGGCGACGCAGTGGATCGCGTCCCCGCCTTCGGCGCGGATATCCTCCGCTGCCTGGGCGAGCGCGTTGCGGTCGCGGGCGGCCAGGACGACCTTCGCGCCCTGCCGAGCGGCCATGCGGGCGGTGACCAGCCCGATGCCGCTCGACGCGCCGGTGATGACGATCACCTGCTCGTCAATGGGTTTGAGCCGCGGTTGCATGGGTGCCGTTCCTCCATCGTTCGATTGTCGCAATGCGTGCGTCATCCGCTGTGAACAGACGGTCCGGCGGAGCGTTGCTGCGGGGCGGTGCGTCCGGGCCACTCCGAAAGGAGGGTTGGCGGGCCAACGAAGCGGCACAGCTTTACCGGAACCTGTCAGGCGGGGGAGGGAAACAGCGCCCATGCTCAAAACAGCCGCCAAAGCCGGCGGACTCGCCGACCGTTTCCGCCGGGTGCGCGCCACCTCGGCGGAACTGGCCGTCGGGCTGTCGCCGGAGGATCAGGTGGTGCAGTCCATGCCGGACGCCAGCCCGGTCAAATGGCATCTGGCCCACACGACGTGGTTCTTCGAAACCTTTCTGCTGATCCCGAATCTGACGGGTTACCGGCCCTTCGATCCGGCCTTCGGCTATCTCTTCAACTCCTACTACGAGGCCGTCGGCGCCCGCCATCCGCGGCCCCGGCGCGGCCTGTTGACGCGGCCCGGCATGGCCGAGGTGGCGGCCTACCGCGACCATGTGGACGCCGCCATGCTGACCCTGCTGGAGCGTGGCGACGCCGAACGGCTGGCTCCTCTGGTGACGCTTGGCCTCGCTCACGAGGAGCAGCATCAGGAACTGATCCTGATGGACCTGCTGCACCTGTTCTCCTGCAACCCGGTCGCGCCGGCCTACCGGCCCTACCGCCCGGCCTTGCGCGGCCCCGCCCATGAGGGGCGTTGGATCGCGGTGGACGGCGGTATCGTCGCGGTGGGTCATGGCCATGAGGGGGGCGGGGAGGGCTTCGCCTTCGACAACGAGGGGCCGCGGCACGAGGTGCTGCTGCGCCCCTTCCGGTTGTTCTCCCGCGCGGTGACCAACGGGGAGTGGCGGGCCTTTATCGAAGACGGCGGCTACCGCAACCCGGCGCTCTGGCTGTCCGATGGCTGGGCCACGGTCAACGCCGAGGGGTGGGAGGCGCCGGCCTACTGGCGGCGCGGCGAGGACGGCGGCTGGCGGGAGTTCACCCTGCTTGGCGAGCATCCGCTGGACGAGGACGCTCCGGTCTGCCACGTCGGCTTCTACGAGGCTGACGCCTTCGCCCGCTGGGCCGGCAAGCGCCTGCCGACGGAGGCCGAGTGGGAGACCGCTGCCGCTGGCATTCCCGCCACCGGCAACACGCTGGGCAGCGGATTGCTGCGTCCGGCGGCGGCGGCGGGCGAGGGGTTTGCCCAAATGTTCGGCGATGTCTGGGAATGGACGGCCAGCGCCTACAGCGGCTACCCGGGCTTTCGTCCCGCTGTCGGGGCGGTCGGCGAATACAACGGCAAGTTCATGGCCAACCAGTATGTGCTGCGCGGCGGATGCTGCGCCACGCCGGACGGCCATGCCCGCGCCACCTACCGGAATTTCTTCTACCCGCACCAACGCTGGATGTTCAGCGGCGTGCGCCTCGCGGAGGACGCTTGATGACCGCAATTTCCGCCGCCCGCGCCCATCTCGCGCAGGGGCCGGCGCAGGACGACGTGTTCCTGTCCGACGTGCTGGAGGGTCTGTCCCGCCCGGACAAGAGCCTGCCCTGCAAGTACTTCTACGACGCCGAGGGCTCGGCGCTGTTCGACGCCATCTGCACGCTCGACGAATATTACCCGACGCGGACCGAGACCGCCCTGCTGCAAGCCCGTGCGGACGAGATCGCCGGTCTGGCCGGGCGCGGCGCCACCCTGGTGGAGCTGGGCAGCGGGTCGAGCGTCAAGGTGCGCATCCTGCTTGATGCGCTGGACGCGCCGGCCATGTATGTGCCGGTGGACATCAGCCGCGACCACCTGATCGCCGCCGCCGCCCGGCTGGCCGGCGACTACCCGGCGGTGACGGTGGTGCCGGTGGCCGCCGATTATGTGCGGGGCTTCGCCCTGCCACGGGGCGCCGCGCCGGAACGGACGATGGCCTTCTTTCCCGGCAGCACCATCGGCAATTTCCGGCCCGCCGAGGCGATGACCTTCCTGGACACGCTCGGGCGGCGGCTCGGGGCCGGGGCGCGGCTGCTGATCGGCGTGGACCTGCGCAAGGACCCTGCGGTGCTGGAGGCCGCCTACGACGACGCCCGCGGGGTGACGGCCGCCTTCAACATGAACCTGCTGGCCCGCATCAACCGGGAACTGGACGGCACCTTCGACCTGGACCGCTTCGCCCACATGGCCCGTTACGACACCGCACGAGGGCGGATCGAGATGCATCTGCGCAGCCTGGACGACCAGACTGCCCATGTCGCCGGTCATCCCATACGCTTTGCCCGCGGCGAGACGATCCACACCGAGAATTCCTACAAATACTCCGTGTCCGGCTTCCGCCGCCTCGCCGCCCGCGCGGGCTGGCGCACGGAGCGGAGCTGGACCGACGAGAATCGGCTGTTCAGCCTGCACTGGATGGTTCGGCATGGCTGACCCCCTTTGGCACCGGGAACACCATATCCGGGGCAGGGTTGAGTCCCGTCGAGACACCGCAACAACGGGACAGGACCGATGACCAGCATCTTCGACCGGATCAAGCAGGACCACGACACCATCCGCCGCCTGCTCGACGCGGCCGAGAAAGCGGACGGCGACGGG from Azospirillum brasilense includes the following:
- a CDS encoding EAL domain-containing protein, which produces MLALLAALLLTALAWHDTRQRVAADAESRFALRVEELHRRFENQIQVYVQVTRSAAALFTAYPEVKRAEWNRFVDGLHLAERFPGITTVAFARVADQWTSPELVTEARMDGLRNFRIWPEATGPVRLVTLYAAPVNERTLRTLGYDLLSEPVRRAAAEQTRDSGEPAVTRAVALQLDEGDSSPPAFIVFQAVYRDGLSPATQEQRRATLAGLVMTPIHVAPLAESVFGRMNDVAVTVFEGRREFPFYRSRPEPSEQPLLTATRDVTLGSRVWSVRYESRSSFEDGVDSWKPMLVLAAGLSLSVLLSTLLWALAATRDRALVIAGRITASLRRRETELDLLFNQAPLGIALIGPDAKITDCNPAFARAVGVGRDGLIGIDVKLRAQDPAVVAAIDSAIAGESVRLEVDRLLLAGGRHSHFSLHLQPVSTPGDPPFVMAFVEDIGDKRRAEQHIHYLAHYDPLTGLPNRVLLFDRIAQAARETRRDGGKVAVLFIDLDRFKVINDSLGHSFGDEVLRSVARRLHGGMRPTDTVGRLGGDEFLIVVPAIRKPEEAAAVAERVLAQLAAPFAIGGRNFVVSPSIGISLFPDDAEDAEGLIRCADIAMYNAKDAGRNAYRFVTREMGARSRERLDLEAALRRALQNRELFLVYQPQLRISDDLVVGVEALLRWRHPEAGLIMPNRFLPVAEETGLIQAIGDWVLDEVCAQIRRWRDQIGLTVPIAVNVSAQQFRDGQLPAKVATALDRNGLQGWELEIEVTEGTLIDDVPSAIATLRALKQRGCLIALDDFGTGYSSLNYLHRFPIDKLKIDRSFIHDLEQDGAGDSIPRAIVGLGRSLGLSVVAEGVETEAQLQLLRSLKCESFQGYLFSRPVLAEELEPILALRAARGHHASKAEPMAREPV
- the egtD gene encoding L-histidine N(alpha)-methyltransferase, whose protein sequence is MTAISAARAHLAQGPAQDDVFLSDVLEGLSRPDKSLPCKYFYDAEGSALFDAICTLDEYYPTRTETALLQARADEIAGLAGRGATLVELGSGSSVKVRILLDALDAPAMYVPVDISRDHLIAAAARLAGDYPAVTVVPVAADYVRGFALPRGAAPERTMAFFPGSTIGNFRPAEAMTFLDTLGRRLGAGARLLIGVDLRKDPAVLEAAYDDARGVTAAFNMNLLARINRELDGTFDLDRFAHMARYDTARGRIEMHLRSLDDQTAHVAGHPIRFARGETIHTENSYKYSVSGFRRLAARAGWRTERSWTDENRLFSLHWMVRHG
- the egtB gene encoding ergothioneine biosynthesis protein EgtB, yielding MLKTAAKAGGLADRFRRVRATSAELAVGLSPEDQVVQSMPDASPVKWHLAHTTWFFETFLLIPNLTGYRPFDPAFGYLFNSYYEAVGARHPRPRRGLLTRPGMAEVAAYRDHVDAAMLTLLERGDAERLAPLVTLGLAHEEQHQELILMDLLHLFSCNPVAPAYRPYRPALRGPAHEGRWIAVDGGIVAVGHGHEGGGEGFAFDNEGPRHEVLLRPFRLFSRAVTNGEWRAFIEDGGYRNPALWLSDGWATVNAEGWEAPAYWRRGEDGGWREFTLLGEHPLDEDAPVCHVGFYEADAFARWAGKRLPTEAEWETAAAGIPATGNTLGSGLLRPAAAAGEGFAQMFGDVWEWTASAYSGYPGFRPAVGAVGEYNGKFMANQYVLRGGCCATPDGHARATYRNFFYPHQRWMFSGVRLAEDA
- a CDS encoding SDR family oxidoreductase; this encodes MQPRLKPIDEQVIVITGASSGIGLVTARMAARQGAKVVLAARDRNALAQAAEDIRAEGGDAIHCVADVADPDALRRVADTAVRSYGRIDTWVNNAGVAIIGKLLDTAPDDHRRLFETNYWGVVNGSQAAIPHLRRNGGALINIGSVLSDRAIPLQGAYVATKHAVKGFTDALRMELEAEGSPISVSLIKPAAVDSLYEDHALNLLDAEPSNPPPVYAPEVVAKAILHCARRPMRDLYVGGGAKLFALAETFAPRLTDRIMERTLPRVIRSGGPLRPRNDALHSHGDDGRERAGRHRYVRETSLYTEARMHPWLTAAVVAGFGILAGTAMARGWLRDDGGLGDGDAAGLNRHRRSMRQHRDRMDEEQRTIGHNAKPAWQAAEEGMVTFPR